From Micropterus dolomieu isolate WLL.071019.BEF.003 ecotype Adirondacks linkage group LG06, ASM2129224v1, whole genome shotgun sequence:
aattgctatacatgtcagaggtcgcacgcctctcgAGCAATgacgggttaagtgtcttgctcagggacacattggtggaagGGTCACAGTAGAAATCGAAccccggtctctcacaccaaaggcacgtaACTTTGATAAAACTGTGACTATTTTCTTTCTCAAAATTACGTAacttataaaatgtatttactttttgATGCCTTTTCTAAATGTCTAATTAATGTATTCAACTGTTAACTATTTTCAAAAGACAGGCTGAGAGCATAGGTTGAGAGGCAGTTAACTGGCAGACCGGTGgcgctgcaaattcaaacatgagaaccaaTTAAAAGCATCAGAATAGCATCAAAATTTACTAAACAGCTGTGGCTGGAAATCACAAAGGAAgacattgtgcacatgaaaaacatgcaaaggaacaaaattaattttatttaacatataGCCGAGCTTTTTTATTCAGATTTAACCCCAATGTACTCATGAACAATTCCAtaagtaactgtaatttaatcTTTTTTCTAGTAACTGTAACAAGATTAGTTACATTTTTTACTAAATTACATGGAACTACTTACTCCCAACACTGCTGGTTATTAAGTACTCTTATACTTTATGTTTTGCAGTACAGTGACATCCTGTATATTCCACATGCTTTATACAAAACAACGTGCAGTTTTAAAAGTGCATATTGATGGCGGTGTGCTGCTGTAGAATATccagtgttttttgtgtctggGAGGCTAGATTTGCACATATGTGTCCGACTTCACTCATTAATGTCAgagcaccaccaccacaacactGGCTGGATGTGTCGTAATTTATCAGGCAGTTTTTTTTTGCTCTAATGATGTACCCTAAAGtaatcatgataacattttatttaatcactTTGCAGCATTCAGGTTTGTAgtggaaatgttttcatgtgatCAAATGTATCAAATGTTTCAATGTAGATCAAAAATTCTTTTTCTGAGGAACACAGAAGCCCAAATACAACGTCAACCTTCTTTTCTGATGCTTGTACATTTTTTTCGTGCAGGTACAGTAGTGGAACAAATAATTCCCGGGCGTTCAAAAGCCGGAGTCTGACGAGAGCTCCGTCAAACTGAAATGACAGAAAGGGAGCAGTcagatacagaaacacaaagaacagaAAATAGGCAGAGAGAGAACTTTTCAACGatgctgcaaaataaaatcaaggAGGCATATGAAGGCTGGTACTGCCATCTTGATGAACTTGCGCTGTAACAAGCTGGTTCATGTTCAAACCCACGGAGATTTAACTGTCTGCCCAATCCAACCTTTTCCACTATCCATGCTTCTGATCGCTGGTCACAATGATAATTGTGTGCTTAATATTATCTTTATCTGATATGATATCAGATACAGAGAATAAGGGAAGGAAATGATATCGGTGATATCACTCCCTTGTTACTCATTCACTGTGTCCTACATAATAAACATTCAACAGCCTCTTCTATGGTAAGGGACATTTACAATAAGCAAGAATTATGTAGGTGCTATAAAGAGGAAACGTCCCTTGGCTTGTTCAATGTGGACCAGAGTGGCCTTGTTCTCCTCTGCCAGTGGATTATGCATTACATACTTCTCCCATAAATTGCTATGCAAATGACCATAAATACGTCAGGGTCACCTCCTAAAGTCCAAATAACAACGACCGATCCTGCTGCAAAACACgtgaaaaagagaaactacGCTGAGTGCAAGATCGAGGCGCTGATCACTgaagtggaggagaggagaaatattttatttgatggtTTGAATTCTTTGATCAGCAACAAACGCAAAACGATGGAGTGGCATTAGTGTGCCAATGCAGCCGGCTCAGAGACTCATActggctgaaataaagaaaacatggtCTGACATgtcaaagaagaagagggaaagaCTTTTTCTAACACAGAAATCGAGGCGCTTGTGAGGTGGAAGTTAGAAAGCACATGTTGTTTGATGCAGCTcgttcacaaacaaaagaacattCAGAGAGTTTAACAGAATTACATTATTCTAAACAAAGGATTAAGGTAGAAAGGTAAACTCTATATATTGTTGatcacatcaaacacacacctgcctgCTCATTCTTGCTGCTAACAGCGCCGTAGCGCAGCCACGCAGAGATTGATTGGGGACTAAGCGAGGATTCCTAGACTTTACATGCATCATAAGGTATATAAGCCTGTGGCTACATATAGCTACATAACCAATTTATTGTGTTTATCGTGTTAATGTTTAGTCTCTTTGCACTTTTTTGATAAAAcgacaaaataacaaaaggaCAATCCTTTAAATTTACAAATGAATTAAGGCctgacaaaagacaacaaaaaaatcaaccaATAGATGGCCGTGGAGCTGAAAACCACTCCCTTCTCGTCAGTCGATCTGGCTCTCACGGCGACCACCTGCCTCCACCTCAGCCCGGCCACCTTGACCTGAACGGGCTCGTCAAAGAAGCACCTGGCGCTCGGCAGCAGCTTCAGTTTGACTTGGGAGGACATCCTGTCTGAATCTACTGGTCTTTTCTCAGTAAGATTGTGAAAGAATAAATTGGACAGCCACATTATTTCAGGAGACTTTGACATATTGACACATTAAACAAGTTATTCATTAATTTTGTTGAACTTTGTCTCCTATTTCTTCCCCTATTTggtttatattacatttatattggtTTCACTTGGGAATCTAATAGCAGTCTCCTTGGTCCTGGTCCTGTGTTGACACATCCCACCACCATGACTTCATCCCTTATATCACCTGACTTTGCCTGTACATCAAAGCATTACCTTTTACATACTAAAACATAATAGTATTCAGAATATTTCAAAGAGAGGGTGGGAGGGATAGGGCTTGCAACAGATCAAGAGTAACTCCTGCGTCATCGGGGTGGTGACTTGGAGCATTGAGAACGGGGTCAGGGCTACCCTCTGTACCCAACCTGATCCAGTTAGGTACAGGATGAAATAATTGAGTGTGTCTGTCCAGGTAACAATTTGTTGTACTGGGACACAATGTTATTACACATAGAAAGAGATAACTTATTGTAcaacatttgctgaatttacaaGAAGGCACAAATAATGACAAATTTGTGGTAGACAGCGTAGACAAGCTGCTTTTATGCAGGAttgtatacagtatctacaatatgacaatctaacagtatgaacagcactgaaatagagaatggtgaataaataataagtgttagccggtaaacaggtggctgattacagacagaatttcaacaaaaagTGGTgtcatgtccccagcgtccccagtgtagaTAACACCTATGGGAGACTCAATCCTAGCAAAGGGATGTAAGTTAATAATCTTGTCACATCGGACATGCTCTGTGACATTTATCCCCTTCTCCTTGCTCCCATAGAAAGGTATCTCTGGCCTGGGGACACGTatgtgtataaaatataaatgtatattggAATCATTAGTTGACATAATTCGTTTACCTTCAATATAAAAGGTGAATGTCAGCTCGTCTGCTTTTGTATCTTAGCGTGAGTCGTTGCTTGTTAGTGTTAGCTGCATCTGGGCTGTCCTTGTAGCTGGGAGAGCGCAAACATGCCCGGATTAACATATTTTTGTGCCCTGTGGTGACCACAGTTGAAGTGCCCCCCTCCTCACACTTAATGTGTGAACAATTGAAATTGACTACTGCTATGAAGACAATAGATGATAATAACATACAATACATAACAATACATGAACTTACAGCTAAAGTAAAGGCTCACCACAaatactgcagaaaaaaaataggTAAAAAGTGGTTGGCTAAAAATGCCAAAAGACCCAACCAAAAACCTGACACCATAAATAGACATGGGCCTACAAATACCACAATAGCTCTTACACTGATGCTCAAATCTGAATGCAACTCACATACCAATTCAACACATCATGCTAAATATCATCAGACGCACAACAGAGAAACATACATAGCAGAAAAACATGCACAGACTTTACAAGTAATGGTAGCTGAGCAACCAGTTAAAAGAGATTACTGTTATACTAAAATCAAATAACCACAGCATCACATATTTGCCCTGAATTAATGGTAAATAAGCCTTACCTTCAGCAGAACATCTTTTTTCTTGACTGTCTGCATGCAAAGTCGTTAATTAAATTCTCAAAGTCCAGTCCCTGGACTAGTTCAGATTCAATTGGCAGCAGGGAGAGTGCAGACAGCCGCTTCTGTCTCATCGTTGTCCTGAGTTCATTCTTTACTCTTTTAAGTTGAGATATGGCTaattgatttccatgagctgtaagccaagattaaaatgacaaaagccTGAAGAATTAAATTACTGGGGAAAAAGAAGCTTTTTCATGATACACAAtacctgtgtgtctgtatatatacagtttattatATATATGATTTTACAGAAGAAAGTTGTCTACAAACAAGGAGAAACCTCAGTTCTAGTCAAACACTGAAGAAGACATTGCCAGGGGTATAACTACTGATTTTACAGtcttacatttaaatgaatcaaatttaGCTTGGATTTTTTCTGTTCACACCTGCTACGCGTGATTATTTAGAGGATTACTTTGCCATCTGGTGGCCACAGTCTGGGAGGAAGTCAGAGAAATGCTTATGATATTCTTTAATAAAGCATCTCACaataaaatatactttgtattcTGCAGCAACCGAATTTGAACGTGatggaatcatttattttattttattttatttatagctgAAGTCAGTATgtgtaaatatagaaaatcaATCATTAACTGGTATTTTCACTCTTTTCAGTTTGGGCTTGTCAATTTCTATTGCTGAAATTATGAATATAGAAAAATTATTCCTATTGGTGCAACATAAAAatcttttgcattttctctcAGTGCACAGTAGTAACCTTGCATCAGGTTGTGAATACCGGTAGTCTTAATCCTCCAATACATGAAATATTCAATCATCTATCAAACAGTTCTTTTTCTTACAAAACATTGATATACAATTATTTAATGTTAACTGGCAAGAAGTCATCATTGATCTGTTCCTATGTCTCCTGTAAAATAATTTCTTCTATAACTTGGCTTTAGTCTGAGTGGCATCACAGCTCAGGTGGGTTCTGAAGAACTCCTGGATCTTCTTCCAAAGGTGGACTTCAGCTGCTGCATGGGAGCTGGGCTCACCCCCCCACAGGACTGGTTTACCCACAATCATATGTATGCTGACGGGGCAGTAGGGTCCATAAGGCGGCTCCAGGTAATGTCCCGCTCCAGagtaacacacactctcaaagTTGTCCTTCCCATGGTGCTTCAGTCTCTCCACCATCTCCTCCATGTAAGCCTTGCTGTCCCAATTGAGGTCGTCCTCTGAAGCCACAAACAGGAAACGTCCCTTGGCTTGTTCAATGGGGACCAGAGTGGCCTTGTTCTCCTCTGCCAGGGGATTATGCATAACATACTTGGCCATGCAGGCCCCTGACTCAGTGGGAATCAACTTGCTGATGTCAAACATTAATGCAGGAAGGATTTGGTTCTTCTTATAGTAGAGGGGGAGAGCTGTATTGGCGCAGCAGCCATTGATCCACACTATGGCCTGAACACTTGGCAGGTAAGATGCTATTGATAGTGCAACATCTCCACTTTTTGAAAGGGATATTACGCCAACTCCTTTACTGCCCACCTGTGGAAAAATGTGCAAACTATTAATTCCATTTTGTTGGCATGAACGTTATGACAACATTATTGCCAAAGCCGCATACATCCACACATAAAAGCAGAGTGATAATGTTGAACAGAAGTGAAATGAAATAAGACAGATGACGTAATGATTCCAAACAGAGATGGAGTTGGTGTCTTCACCGGCTGTCCCTCAGGTTGAGGCAGGCTGCGACATATTTTGCTGCCAGTATGGCCAAATCTTTCTTCTCTCCCAGAATGAGTGGTagtttttcttcatttgtgtAGTTTTGAAACTCAGGGAGGATTGAGTTGAATTCACTGAATTTCTAATTTCAGTATATTTGGTGTACTGGGTTAagaagtgcagctctgtctctctggCCCCCAGACTGCAGGGAGAGCACAGCCTCTCCTCTCCGGGCAGCCAGGTCTGCCTGTGCCAGCCTTTTTCGATGGCTAGGCTGTGCTCACGGAGTCTGTATGCTGTCAGGGTTTTCCTaagttttgtgtcttttatgaACTCAGGTAAGCAGCtgttatgtatatgtatatttgtgttttaggGCAGAATAGCATTGTAGTTAGTGTTGTGTTTTAGTGACTTCTTTCCAGTGGGTTATGTAATTTTCCTTTTTAGTGGCTGTAGAAGCCAGTTATGGGTTCTTGAACACTCGCTTTTTCGGTTGGTTTTGGTCACATGGTGTGGGTGCTGGTAGCACATTAGGATATCACCTGTTCACAGTCAGTtggaggaaggggggggggggggggggggggggggggaaagacTCATTTTTGCTGACCGTGGTTCACagtgtttgttgtattttaggGATATTTTTGCTGTATAGAACTGATCACTTGTATAGCCTACCTGcaaataaaccatcaaaacgcAGCAATCCGAATCTTGGAATTATTGGACAATCTGACAGACAATGTCTGCCAGACAGTTTTTTCCCTATTCAGCCTCTCGGCATTTAGTTTTTAGATAGATTTTGTTGGGTCCGATGATTCTGGCTAGAATCTTGTTGTCCTGAGCCCCTGTGATGTGAGTTGGTGTTAAATCACTGAGTGTTGGAGCCATAATAGGTTTATTTTGATTAAGTCACTAATTTATAGTAAAACAAGATGATTGGAATTTATATTATTCTTTCTGTTAAAATTGAGATAAAGAAATTTAATAATGGATTTTGATTTAGGAAACTTTGGAAACAACAATTGGCTAATGTCGGTAAAAATGATTACCTTGACTCCTCCTCACTAAGTAACAGGTATAATGAGGGGCTGGGTGGCAGCTTGGGAGTTCCTTTGTTTGAGTTAGAGAGAGGAGGACTGAAACGATTAGTGACCGTATTGTAAGATATTTTGAAGAGTTTAAAGGTTCTATTGAAAGTCAACCACGGagaatttattgttgttttattttgacgtAATAAATCTTGCATTAGAACGAAACGAAAGGATCTCCGAGGAGTGCTTTTACACACACGAGTCACTAATCTGGCTCTTAAGACTGAGAAAAAATTGAGAAACTCTGGATGCTGTCGATCACACATCGACAGAGAAAACAGCCGAATGGGCTGTGAGTACTAGCTGAttgaatttatgaatgaatgaaagcgCCACTGCACTGTTGATGTGCTGGATCACTGACATGCTGGACGAgatgtgaaatgaaaataaatgatatgTTGAAGGATACCAGAGAATAATAAGAACGGCCATTAAAAGGGTGATTTATCCGTGACAATGTCCGACAATCCGACAAAACTAAATTAGAGCAAATGGATCTGGAGGCGGAAATTGCAGCGTCAACTGCCAGAATAAATGTCCTTCaagatgaggatgatgagggTCAAGGAGATGGTATGAATGCTTATTATGATGATGTTAAACAAAGCATGGAAGCTACAGCTACTGAAGAGGAATATGTGCAAGTAGGTGCTGTACCTCCACCCACTGCAGAGAACAATTGTCAGCAATCTTCAGCCACTGACATGCATGGATAGCAGTACAGTGTGCACGATGAGAGTGATCTAATAAATCCACCTATAGATCACAGTGCTCATGATAACATGAATATGGTTATTAAAAGGCAAAGTGACATTGCTGAACTTATTATTTCACATCAGAAACTGGCTCTACTACCTGCAAGGGAAATTGCAGCGTTTGACGGTAACCCACTGACATATCAGTCTTTTATCCATGCATTTGAACACTTGATTGAAGAGAAGACTAAAAGCAATCAGGACAGGCTCTATTACCTTGAACAATTTATATCAGGTCTGCCAAGAGATCTGGTTAGAAGCTGTTTACATATGGATGCAAACAGAGGCTACGGACAGAAGCTAAAAAGCTTTTAAAGGAATATGTCTataaagattctcagtcatccaggtcatagttatccaacgaaggttaaagtcaagggcaactggacttggttaaagGAACATTTTGGGAACGAAATGAAAATTTCTGGAAAAGGCCATAACTTGAAAAGCAATTAAAGCTGAGGATGGGAAAGCGCTGCACACTTATGCAATGTATTTGATAGGATGCTGTAATGTGATGCAGGATTTATTGTACATGGATGAACTTGATATCACATCAAACTTGAGGCTGATCGAATCTAAGCTACCATACAAACTCCGAGAAAAATGCCGGACAATAGCCTATGATACACAACAGAGAACTGGAAGAAGAGACAAATTTCAACACCTAGTAGAATTTATTGAAAAACAAGCTAATATGCTATTGGACCCGTTGTTTGGAGACATTCAAGACATTCTGCATACAGAACTTCAGTTGGTTGTTTGTCCCAATTTGTAAAGTCACATTTTGTGAGTGGACCCCACACCTCGCAGCCATAAAGTGCAGTGGGTTCAATAATTGATGTAAATAGTTTAATCCACATTTGAATTGGTAACTCTATTTGAAATGATCTCTTCTTGCCTTTTCTTTAAGCTCCTTCACAGCCAAGCCAAAGTTTCCTGTAGAAATGACAGTTTTGCCTAAATAAGtgtacatgtttgtttgttcagtttTGATGTTGCCAAATGTAAAATTGTTGGTGACAGTTACTAAAAAACCTAGTGAATTAAACAGTGTAAAACATTTagtgtccacccaaagtgattccattcacaactatAGTCCGTCTAGTTATTTTCAAGTTCTATGTTTGTTTGTATAGTACCAGGTCCCGACCCCCAAGGGGGTCCTgacccccaggttaagaaccactggcGTAGAGTAAACACTTGATTTCAGTGTCCAGCTGTAGAGTTTTGTGTTTGCCAGttcattaatgtaaatgttgaATTGTGTAGGACTCAAACTGCAGCCCTGTCGCACGACCCTCATGTTCTTTAAATTCTATTATTCCTGTGTTTAGTATGGTGCAGAACGcttttccaaggttactgttgacacgggattcgcggggggctgctgggcattgggtgtcgccgtgctcgcgcagtgtgcacgttgggctcgtcacttgtgcattggtgttgatgattgcgtggcatttgggcattttggttgttcgcgGCATGGCGGTGGgatgctgggtggggggggagcactggtctatgttgtgtgcgtgccacggtcggtccgggcgctgctgtTCCTCAGGTTAcgcttcttgcgttccgtcggcattacgttgtcaactggcatttgggtcggggtcttccgcgtttgcatcgcggtgcatctgggagtctttgtttttttgattgatttattctttttctttctcccacccctattgcctactggggttcttgcctgcccgttgctggggtaggtgtggcacagtcgtggcgtcccactctcactaacaactacattctttaacaggcttatgcgcacacacatgtagacacacacatacagacacattcacccacacgcacagagacacacacagtctcacacatagacacaaacaaatttaggttctatttcgtataggcttcgccctctaagagctgtctctattgggttcatccccgcgcgcatgcgcagtcctGCAGATTTCTTTTGCGCCCATGTGCCGTGCACGGGCCTCTCTCAGGTCCACAAATTAGGTATATAATACCGGCgagaccagagatctgctcctccttttttcttcagcgctTCGGAGAGCAGAGTAGCATCTAAAGAGCAATTTCTCCTACTAAAGACTTTTCCTATGGCTACTCACCGCTCTACCGTTGAGGTCCGCCGCTCGGAACGAGTCCGCCTCTGCCCGTCCTGCCACGCCGGCTACATCGCTCCTTTATGCTTTTCCCCCGGATCCTCTGATTCCCCGCCTCCTGGCACGCATTCAGGAGGAGCTCCTAACAGTGATTCTGGTGGCACCAGAACGCACGAGCGCATCATGGTTTCCAGTGATGATTCAGCTGCTGTCGGGGAAACTGTGGCAGCTGCCGTGGCGCAGAGACGCGCTCTCACAGCTGGAGGGCGCAATCCTACACTTCCCAGTGATAGGCCAGCGTTTGTGGGCTTGGCCCCTGAACGGGAGCGCCTTGAAAGACTAGGATTGTCCCCTAATGTGGTGTGCACCATCCAAGGCGCTAGAGCTCCCTCCAGTACTGCTTCTTATAGAGCAAAGTGGTCCGCTTTTCAGCACTGGTGTGTGGAAAGAGACACGGCCCCCTTCTCCTGTCCCTTATCTCATGTTCTGT
This genomic window contains:
- the LOC123972164 gene encoding acyl-coenzyme A thioesterase 6-like (The sequence of the model RefSeq protein was modified relative to this genomic sequence to represent the inferred CDS: added 73 bases not found in genome assembly), with amino-acid sequence MPKKIKDVHLDYFEEAIEFLKQQDKVGSKGVGVISLSKSGDVALSIASYLPSVQAIVWINGCCANTALPLYYKKNQILPALMFDISKLIPTESGACMAKYVMHNPLAEENKATLVPIEQAKGRFLFVASEDDLNWDSKAYMEEMVERLKHHGKDNFESVCYSGAGHYLEPPYGPYCPVSIHMIVGKPVLWGGEPSSHAAAEVHLWKKIQEFFRTHLSCDATQTKAKL